The window CTTTGTCGATATCGAGGAAGATACTTACAATATCGACCCGGGTAAAATCGAAAGGGCGATTACAAGCAAGACCAAAGCTATCATGCCGGTGCATCTTTTCGGGCAATTGGCCGATATGGACCCGATCATGGAAATAGCCCGGAAACATAATCTGGTGGTCGTGGAGGATGCGGCACAAGCGATCGGCGCGGGATATAAAGGAAAAAAGGCCGGGTCTATAGGGCACTATGGCTGTTTTTCGTTTTATCCTTCGAAAAATCTGGGCGGCGCGGGCGACGGCGGGATGATCATTCTGAATGACAAAGAGCGCTACGAATTTGTGAAAATTCTGCGGGTGCATGGCGCTGATCCGAAATATTTCCATAAAGTTATCGGATACAATTCACGGCTGTCAACCATCCAGGCGGCGGTCCTGCTGGTTAAACTTGATTATCTGGCCCAGTGGAGCGAGAAACGCCGGGAACATGCGCGGAAATATGATGCCGCCTTCAAGGGGACGGCAATCGGGATTCCCATCGCCAGGGACTACTCTTATCATATATACAATCAGTACACCATTGCCGTGGATAATCGCGATGAATTAATGCGGGCGCTCAAAGAACGCAAAATCGGCCATGAAATTTATTATCCGGTGCCTTTCCACCTTCAGGAGTGTTTCCGCGATCTGGGGTACCGGCCGGGCTCTTTTCCGGCGACAGAGAGAGCGGCCGAGAAGGTAGTCTCTATTCCGGTATACCCGGAACTGACCGCGGCCGAGCAGGAAGAAGTGATTGCCGCTGTAAAAGAGATTTCGGGTTAGAAGGGAACGGCAGCAAGAGGGATACTCTGTAAAGGGCATATAATAGCAATGAGAAGAAAAAAGCCGCTGATTTTGTCGCTGGTCGGAGCTCGTCCGCAGTTTATCAAGCTTGCCCCCCTGGCGCGGGCGCTCTCCGCCAGGTTCAAGCATGTCATTATCCATTCCGGCCAGCATTATGATCATATGATGTCGGATATCTTTTTCCGGCAACTGGCCATCCCGAAAGTTCATTACAATTTATCAGTCGGGTCCGGGAATCATGGCGAGATGACGGCCGCGATAATGAGCCGTCTGGAAAAATTGCTTCTTAAGCTTCAGCCCGATCTGGTGCTGGTTTATGGTGATACCAACAGTACTCTGGCCGGAGCGCTCTGCGCCGCCAAGCTGAATATTCCGGTCGGTCATGTCGAGGCGGGTCTGCGCTCTTATCGAATGGACATGCCCGAGGAAATCAACCGCCGGCTGACCGATCATATTTCAGGTCTTCTTTTTTGCCCCACGCGACAGGCCATCTCGAATCTTAAGAAGGAAGGTATTACGGCGGGGGTCTTTCACTCGGGCGACCTGATGTATCAGCTTATCGATCAATATCGCAATCGAATTTCTCGAAACAGGGAAGTGCTTCGCCGTTTTCAATTGATACAGCGCGAGTATCTTCTGATGACCTTGCACCGGGCGGCTAATGTCGATGACGGCGATGTTCTCGGGGAAATTGTGGATATAATCGGCCGCCTTGACCGC is drawn from Candidatus Zixiibacteriota bacterium and contains these coding sequences:
- the wecB gene encoding UDP-N-acetylglucosamine 2-epimerase (non-hydrolyzing), whose product is MRRKKPLILSLVGARPQFIKLAPLARALSARFKHVIIHSGQHYDHMMSDIFFRQLAIPKVHYNLSVGSGNHGEMTAAIMSRLEKLLLKLQPDLVLVYGDTNSTLAGALCAAKLNIPVGHVEAGLRSYRMDMPEEINRRLTDHISGLLFCPTRQAISNLKKEGITAGVFHSGDLMYQLIDQYRNRISRNREVLRRFQLIQREYLLMTLHRAANVDDGDVLGEIVDIIGRLDRKIIFPVHPRTMKNLRCFNLLGRLKKTPNIILTGPVSYLDSLTLTANAGAVMTDSGGVQKEAVFLNSPCLTLRDETEWVETLDWGNHLVGLSFRKISRHLQKLSRPRKQVPLKIRGQLPSDIITAAILSYFKDF
- a CDS encoding DegT/DnrJ/EryC1/StrS family aminotransferase, which gives rise to MAVPLLDLKRQYLALKESMDAAVLKVFDHGHFILGPEVALLEQRIAQMSGVAFGIGVASGTDALLLALRGAGIGPGDEVITSDFSFFASAGVVSRLGARPVFVDIEEDTYNIDPGKIERAITSKTKAIMPVHLFGQLADMDPIMEIARKHNLVVVEDAAQAIGAGYKGKKAGSIGHYGCFSFYPSKNLGGAGDGGMIILNDKERYEFVKILRVHGADPKYFHKVIGYNSRLSTIQAAVLLVKLDYLAQWSEKRREHARKYDAAFKGTAIGIPIARDYSYHIYNQYTIAVDNRDELMRALKERKIGHEIYYPVPFHLQECFRDLGYRPGSFPATERAAEKVVSIPVYPELTAAEQEEVIAAVKEISG